In Plasmodium malariae genome assembly, chromosome: 11, the following proteins share a genomic window:
- the PmUG01_11025600 gene encoding conserved Plasmodium protein, unknown function encodes MSGNNENYNGIRKEKTNELSNESILNDENIISICITNVLKSSLERNLENEDFLNKKNEELTNFIESNGKDNISVNEEKDKYGTGDDLEFVNVINNKPFLNNEHKIKNWGETANEGNIVYNPSINILADRKKNNKRKRNYLNINKINFDFEKEDFACSSSDELISLKYTRENELEGEYGEEFEGEYVKYYTNVCTKENINNYLINMNNETIRSLIEPPPIPFNETFQKYNKEISDIFMKYKKNDDTLNIYLASQLLCIEENAFTNENNFISSNFDQFIMKKLNVVNPTIDNTMNQNKDLQELLKYLMSWYFSGYYSGKMSVLKELHK; translated from the coding sequence ATGAGCGGAAATAATGAGAACTATAACGGtataagaaaagaaaaaacaaatgaattAAGCAATGAAAGCATACTAAATGATGAAAACATTATATCTATATGCATAACAAATGTATTAAAGTCTTCACTTGAGAGaaatttagaaaatgaagatttcttaaataaaaaaaatgaagaattaaCCAATTTTATTGAAAGCAATGGTAAGGACAATATATCAGTCAATGAAGAAAAGGATAAATATGGAACTGGTGATGATTTAGAATTTGTTAatgtaattaataataaaccctttttaaataatgaacataaaataaaaaattgggGGGAAACAGCTAATGAAGGCAATATTGTTTATAACCCATCTATAAACATTTTGGCAgatagaaagaaaaataataaaagaaaaagaaattacttaaatattaataagatTAATTTTGATTTTGAAAAAGAAGACTTTGCATGTAGTTCCAGCGATGAATTAATTAGTCTTAAGTATACAAGAGAAAACGAACTCGAAGGAGAATATGGGGAAGAATTCGAAGGGGAATATGTAAAGTATTACACAAATGTGTGTAcaaaagaaaacataaataattatctCATTAACATGAACAATGAAACAATTAGAAGTCTGATAGAACCACCACCAATACCATTTAATGAGACTTTccaaaaatacaataaagaaataagtgatatatttatgaaatacaagaaaaatgatgatactttaaacatatatttagcTTCTCAGCTTTTGTGTATTGAAGAAAATGCATTcacaaatgaaaataatttcataagCAGCAATTTTGATCAgtttattatgaaaaaattaaatgttgTTAATCCAACAATTGACAACACTATGAATCAAAATAAAGATTTACAAGAACTGTTGAAGTACCTTATGTCATGGTATTTCTCCGGTTATTATTCAGGAAAAATGAGtgttttaaaagaattacataaataG
- the PmUG01_11025700 gene encoding conserved Plasmodium protein, unknown function, with the protein MLLFFGFLFIVTATNELINNSRTLKGMYNRIIYEAFSPEQVIIIKKKRENAAAFYCPFEKKKKKTTFECVKRYLLKNSKNLFYLWSHKIPKIHPNQILEREKIYTSEFHDEITRRIIKKRLNYVDISSFSTYCSFYKLCVSDLLKFNNREKAYNTHMGTMRKRYFVKTDHLNSDPLDESSYIFITGEKKEKYAESIPQFYDKFYSSFFYIVYYYYVTFMNNILDHTFFFVFNNYKDDKSGKQHNSNKIVSNNYIIYKNEIIYPFKLFKEDTTTMIKNSNTYYDDINDFYLIEICHYFNGITYKQNMYGLFKRLSNLYFNIELVSYLFQLPPVFYHTLIILISSLVFAYIFYKIFLKYKNCF; encoded by the coding sequence ATGCTGCTTTTTTTTggctttttatttatagtaaCTGCAACTAATGAACTGATTAATAACAGTAGAACTTTAAAAGGTATGTATAATCGAATTATTTATGAAGCATTTTCGCCTGAACAGgtcataataattaaaaaaaaaagagaaaatgcCGCTGCATTTTATTGTCCgtttgagaaaaaaaaaaaaaaaaccacGTTTGAATGCGTCAAAAGATATTTGctaaaaaatagtaagaatttattttacttatggAGTCACAAGATACCTAAAATACATCCAAATCAAATAttagaaagagaaaaaatttacacTTCAGAATTTCATGATGAGATAACAAGacgaataattaaaaaaagactGAACTATGTAGATATATCATCTTTCAGTACATATTGctcattttataaattgtGTGTAAGTGatctattaaaatttaataataggGAAAAAGCATATAATACTCATATGGGAACCATGCGAAAAagatattttgtaaaaacagATCACTTAAATAGTGATCCACTGGATGAAAgcagttatatttttattacaggagaaaaaaaagaaaaatatgcaGAAAGTATTCCAcaattttatgataaattttatagctcttttttttatatagtatattattattatgttactTTTATGAATAACATATTGGaccatacttttttttttgtatttaacaATTATAAGGATGACAAGAGTGGAAAACAGCATAACAGTAATAAAATTGTTagcaataattatataatttataaaaatgaaatcaTTTACCCATTTAAGCTTTTTAAGGAGGATACTACAACTAtgattaaaaatagtaacacATATTATGATGATATAAATGACTTTTACTTAATAGAAATCTGTCATTACTTCAATGGaataacatataaacaaaacATGTATGGTTTGTTCAAAAGGCTATCTAatctatattttaatatagaaCTCGTTTCCTACTTATTTCAGTTACCCCCCGTATTTTACCACACtctaattattttaatttcttcactagtttttgcttatattttttataaaatcttcttaaaatataaaaattgtttttga
- the EMC3 gene encoding ER membrane protein complex subunit 3, putative — protein sequence MDALIVDERIRIYALLPIFIIVVLVCIIKSNLAQMVRPTMKTDIEKLRQNNFLTRYTQLKTNYGFISPVAFLSRKYFFNKPQVGFFNDLPEQANPFDALLKQDPSDLFGMMKNQIPFLVLQLGLGFLINLFFSGFLVAKIPFPLTYKFKSTLQMGMDIELLDMKFVSSLSWYFLVMFGSNGIISIIDYFVLQDKDGTQNNAMDNIMAAQNPLARQPPNINSNVPDLKTFYEKKKEELESVRYKFLLDNIEYHLVQNWK from the exons ATGGATGCATTAATAGTGGATGAACGAATTAGGATATATGCCTTATTGccaatatttataattgtagTTTTAgtttgtataataaaaagtaatttagCACAAATGGTTCGACCTACCATGAAAACGGATATTGAGAAATTAAGACagaa CAATTTCTTAACAAGGTATACCCAGCTGAAAACTAATTACGGGTTTATCAGTCCGGTGGCTTTTCTAAGTCGAAAGTATTTTTTCAACAAACCGCAAGTTGGTTTCTTCAACGATTTGCCAGAACAGGCTAATCCTTTTGATGCACTTTTAAAACAAGACCCTTCGGACTTATTTGGCATGATGAAAAATCAAATTCCCTTTTTAGTTTTACAGTTAGGGTTAGGGTTTTTAATAAACCTTTTTTTCTCTGGGTTTTTAGTAG caaAAATACCATTTCCGTTAACGTACAAATTTAAGTCAACATTACAGATGGGAATGGATATTGAGCTGCTTGATATGAAATTTGTATCTTCCCTGTCATG GTATTTTCTTGTTATGTTTGGATCGAACGGCATAATTAGTATTATTGATTATTTCGTTCTTCAAG ATAAGGATGGAACACAAAACAACGCAATGGATAATATAATGGCAGCCCAAAATCCATTAGCTAGAC AGCCGCCAAACATAAACAGCAACGTACCTGACTTAAAAAcgttttatgaaaaaaaaaaggaagaattaGAGAGTGTG aGGTATAAGTTTTTACTGGACAATATAGAATATCATCTTGTACAAAACTGGaagtga
- the PmUG01_11025900 gene encoding RNA-binding protein, putative, whose translation MNSNEKVETQKDNTSPSKDDKDNKKKPHLRKAAGIVWKDPSLDDWPENDFRIFCGNLGNEVTTDILANAFRKYKSFNMAKVIREKRNNKTKGYGFVSLSDPQDMLDALKNMNNKFIGNRPITVKRSKWKDREVDSKKNKDFDNFIKDSYLPTKKFRKFKKFVKSDKKEVQDKLISKNSNN comes from the exons ATGAATTCAAACGAGAAAGTGGAAACACAGAAGGATAATACATCCCCCTCGAAAGATGATAaagataacaaaaaaaaa CCACACTTGCGAAAAGCAGCTGGAATTGTATGGAAGGATCCATCACTAGATGATTGGCCAGAAAATGATTTTCGAATTTTTTGCGGAAATTTAGGAAATGAAGTTACGACTGATATTTTGGCTAATGCTTTTAGGaaatataaatcatttaaTATGGCAAAA GTAATAAGggagaaaagaaataataaaacaaaaggcTACGGTTTTGTATCCTTATCAGACCCCCAAGACATGTTAGatgcattaaaaaatatgaataataaatttattggTAATAGACCAATAACAGTTAAAAGAAGTAAATGGAAAGACAGAGAAGTGGActcaaagaaaaataaggacttcgataattttataaaagattCTTATCTTCCAACCAAAAAATTTAggaaattcaaaaaatttgtGAAATCCGATAAAAAAG AAGTTCAGGATAAGTTAATAtctaaaaattcaaataattaa
- the PmUG01_11026000 gene encoding conserved Plasmodium protein, unknown function: protein MNVSKCLLSSSKILKRNVEFKEIFTPRWFLDAPNYSRMPLWRRFFEGQYTNGSFLFFGNAWTSMFAFAFVLWFSRIFDPPPLERVDKYWLNSPKFRILSAFYNEGKRPGVKISFMTYEARYFYRGIDHPFTINEIKDLWFKLRENYLIESIPAIQYPYVFRQYNNVSTPADLHVHLH from the coding sequence ATGAATGTTTCAAAATGTTTGTTAAGCAGTTCGAAAATACTGAAGAGAAATGTAGAGTTTAAGGAAATATTTACTCCAAGATGGTTTCTAGATGCCCCGAATTACAGTCGTATGCCTTTATGGAGAAGATTTTTTGAAGGTCAGTACACAAATGGGTCCTTCTTATTTTTTGGAAACGCATGGACATCAATGTTTGCTTTTGCATTTGTTTTGTGGTTTTCAAGAATTTTCGATCCACCCCCATTAGAGAGAGTTGACAAGTATTGGTTAAATTCCCCAAAATTTCGTATCTTATCAGCATTTTATAATGAGGGTAAAAGACCAGGTGtgaaaatttcttttatgaCATATGAAGCtagatatttttatagaGGTATTGATCATCCTTTTACcattaatgaaattaaagATTTGTGGTTTAAATTaagagaaaattatttaatcgAGAGTATACCAGCTATTCAATATCCTTATGTTTTTAGGCAGTACAATAATGTTTCCACCCCTGCGGATTTGCATGTGCATCTTcattaa
- the PmUG01_11026100 gene encoding conserved Plasmodium protein, unknown function — protein MEKRITTKHEESSANTYLFLEQHMHSTKNRIAKEDATVKNDIILVNNTTDITTTKKNEKKEKVVSKIKRNKMKDKVEANSKLDKNCIDVNDESVDLKFENNRKQNYGSRNKLNNKKSLKAGKSCINKNSTNTSNNENNTCELYKEDDYENGEEDEAIKNIIKKDNSYCTDSECSYISDINKTKMCVNNECCCCCNRRGKKYISSSNNPSDIKTVRNNSNNCGSRENKKNKGKKKKKKDSKNELKNMDWLIYTIRYMDYRRLRRRFNGIRKPISKKIVFIITIFCLILISWKYFQTFYENNRLTISFEIQTSFLFFLEATLAIIGVIIFAKFQTRLSLHWPIYASYIFIICASVLLIFYEKDKTDKSSRGENILMIYGIIQLSLIIIVKIIVYIGPILAIYGFFCPCTEHCRILKKKISTNKLNITISRYNDFAGMCGNNFCCFCLCAYRSFYRIINCFYKKFANLRFKITKDSINEAPFSHQLRYKGKTDIYGRPHGYGEWIEDHSFGEKLRGFWFHGYPVGPFISQEVGSGSLFVNTRVGFAACVGKDWSDVRYGVACTECSISGHFFNDFPLTYFFNPKIQKDANGRLPNNRYDIIVKDILKENYEDILGYDLKWCFNMLKVNSSTTTEHFSNNCMISLDHVTMSLKVHNYKRLGSIKRRNDILDEIVVKLVNVPKEKKHKKMYKRNKLVKYDEKFKTKENDEFFFSNKNKIQNNMKILGSQGSHIITRNSFRENRQSYYIHKLSDKSLDSINDDIYLYKMNKIIKSSEIHKCPFFDDSKQDVTLTDLQLKSHNEIEIKQRLKRRYPSDLSVYNDEKEKGSHAIHISKKFDHRKKNHLSMRTPMNCPKNKGYHYSNIPHIDSYGKNEKEYESWKKKRKKRKSKIDNLSEEIDLVNYPTILHSSINESMTKANSSFCSKKLDEFVVDVKDYNEGVHEKSSSSNANSSTGSSTNRSISSCTSNSFSCCNNDNSNEGVIMGKFFSRKKRTSLDACTPGAFSTSDEYKEEQNTKEHLLFSQNEYEMFRTQKKERVCSNVLCVKFRREHTFGSKRQGNKSNEMIRIDKEKKRNDDQDAEEMSFSYHENEYDQVQNSNRGRKKIVNLVSDCKGKNGCKNEGTDKQIGNQIDNQTDNQTDNQTDKRVDKHSDKQPNEDKREKMTLRDKDKNGNKEKVSCEQVFYDETESDDIEGISLFNKKERNSENQHDISKIVDDYEKLGETKNLFISDIFKSFIKSGAQKRLRNKNSLHSSDDVDEYIQKHYEEEKMKNKKFKTSLLNLKKNRREHPSKTMKKISLHKMKNSKLKGFVKKYTKQYRKGSIHITSNNKKIDKIIRSKQTPKSRNTKIIGSIRNKVRSLNESIGSLNSPNLSPFNMQRNKTIAQVFAEEDEWEIYRHQHKEKIVVDGWQSLSLKQNLNSMPDEIVIYIHGYNVKLHHGCSQLAHLVSFSKLPSYIQPFVFHWEGHTWGALSALSYPIAKKRSEMAVLGNSFKTFIQELINSGVKNVHLISHSCGSRLFFNGFASCVEDNLFYNVLNKEKPKLRKSNRTKRSSENSNVFKEGENEGDAESDDDEDEGEDDDEDDGKDTKDNKVNRDSRNHNDECNMMELNQNRKKKKKVSVNKPLRQKKKKKKKRKQIIVKTVILLNPDYPLDKFLEKDFFILRSHCNHIVMYGDTRDQALTYSETWNREKCLGKRIFKLMLPLYKIYNYEDCLNLNMEINNLQERYYEEKFKMCDNILFPNSTFVEENIKKQKKTKDDLLGKDRKNKREKEIEGDEHAVDDGKSLVNPTKSGITGGICGGNNSRNNIGSNSESNSGNNAKSKLKRYTFDYEDGGSYVSEDLTKNYLNDNFWKTVEFSDTSLKTFKSKKKFRLSTAFKKIKRKWLFKNKKKYIYFNEKSANNPYTLKLKKKNIKTSLQVPQKTDTVYISFDKYAWLDMDVIDTTFVETNVDFLKHSFYQVKREIMDDIREVLTSNIRAHERVSRLDRRRGNVFVLRVAPAGVGSLHR, from the coding sequence atggaaaaaagaataacaaCCAAGCATGAAGAAAGTAGTgcaaatacatatttatttttagaacaGCATATGCATAGtacaaaaaatagaattgCAAAAGAGGATGCTACTGTAAAGAATGATATCATTTTGGTGAATAACACTACAGATATCACTACTAcgaagaaaaatgaaaaaaaagaaaaagttgtaagcaaaattaaaagaaataaaatgaaggATAAGGTGGAAGCAAATTCTAAATTAGATAAAAATTGCATAGACGTAAATGATGAAAGTGTTGActtaaaatttgaaaataacCGGAAGCAAAACTATGGAAGTAGGAACAAgttaaataataagaaatcCTTAAAGGCAGGGAAAAGTTGTATAAATAAGAACAGTACTAATACaagtaataatgaaaataatacatgtgaattatataaagagGATGATTATGAGAATGGAGAAGAAGACGAagctattaaaaatattataaaaaaggataacTCCTATTGTACGGATAGTGAATGTTCTTACATAAGcgatataaataaaacaaagatgtgtgtaaataatgaatgttgttgttgttgcaATAGGagagggaaaaaatatatcagtAGTAGCAACAATCCCAGTGATATTAAAACTGTACGAAACAATAGTAACAATTGTGGTAGTAgagagaataaaaaaaataaaggaaaaaagaaaaaaaagaaagattcAAAGAatgagttaaaaaatatggattGGTTAATATACACAATTCGATACATGGATTATAGGAGATTACGAAGAAGATTTAATGGAATAAGAAAACCGATCtccaaaaaaatagtatttataataacaatattttgcttaatattaatatcatGGAAGTATTTCCAAAccttttatgaaaataataggCTTACTATTAGTTTTGAAATTCAGAcaagttttttattttttttagaagcTACATTAGCAATTATTGgagtaataatttttgcaaaatttcAGACACGTTTGAGTTTACATTGGCCAATATAtgcttcatatatatttattatatgtgcatctgttttattaatattttatgaaaaggaTAAAACGGATAAGAGTTCAAGAGGAGAAAACATTTTGATGATATATGGAATAATTCAATTgtctttaattataatagtgAAAATAATAGTTTATATAGGTCCCATTTTAGCCATCTATGGATTTTTCTGTCCATGTACAGAACATTgtagaatattaaaaaaaaagatatcaACAAATAAGTTAAATATTACGATAAGTCGTTATAATGATTTTGCAGGAATGTGCGGTAATAACTTTTGTTGTTTTTGCTTATGTGCCTATCGATCTTTCTATCGTataataaattgtttttaCAAAAAGTTTGCAAACTTGcgttttaaaattacaaaagaTAGTATTAATGAAGCACCATTTAGTCATCAGTTAAGATATAAGGGAAAAACAGATATATATGGTAGACCCCATGGATATGGGGAATGGATAGAGGATCATTCGTTTGGTGAAAAGTTAAGGGGATTTTGGTTTCATGGATACCCAGTAGGTCCTTTTATATCTCAAGAAGTTGGAAGTGGTTCTCTTTTTGTAAATACTAGGGTTGGTTTTGCTGCATGTGTAGGTAAAGATTGGTCTGATGTCAGATATGGAGTAGCATGTACTGAATGTTCTATTAGTggacatttttttaatgattttcCTTTGACCTACTTTTTTAATCCTAAAATTCAAAAAGATGCAAATGGGAGATTACCAAATAACAGATATGATATTATAGTAAaggatatattaaaagaaaattatgaagaCATTTTAGGTTATGATTTAAAATGGTGTTTCAACATGTTAAAAGTGAATAGTAGTACTACTACAGAACACTTCTCAAATAATTGTATGATATCGTTAGATCATGTTACTATGAGTTTAAAAGTGCATAATTATAAACGATTAGGTTCAATCAAAAGAAGGAATGATATTCTTGATGAAATTGTTGTAAAATTAGTTAATGTGCCCAAAgagaaaaaacataaaaaaatgtacaaaagaaataaacttgtcaaatatgatgaaaaatttaaaacaaaagaaaatgatgaatttttttttagtaataaaaataaaatacaaaataacatGAAAATATTAGGTTCACAAGGTAGTCATATTATTACAAGAAACTCGTTTAGAGAAAATCGCCAATCCTACTACATACACAAATTATCAGACAAATCGCTTGATTCAATAAATGatgatatttatttatataaaatgaataaaataattaaatccTCGGAGATACACAAGTGCCCTTTTTTTGACGACTCGAAGCAGGATGTAACTCTCACAGATTTACAACTCAAGTCACACAATGAAATTGAAATAAAGCAACGTTTGAAAAGACGCTATCCTAGCGATCTGAGTGTATATAATgacgaaaaagaaaaaggtaGTCATGCTATTCACATAAGTAAAAAGTTTGATCATCGTAAAAAGAATCACCTTAGTATGCGTACCCCTATGAACTGTCCCAAAAATAAGGGTTATCATTATAGTAATATACCTCATATTGATAGttatggaaaaaatgagaaagaaTATGAAagttggaaaaaaaaaagaaaaaaaagaaaaagtaaaattgaTAATCTAAGTGAAGAAATTGACTTAGTGAATTACCCCACCATTCTTCATTCCTCAATTAATGAAAGTATGACAAAGGCAAATTCGTCGTTTTGTTCGAAAAAACTCGATGAGTTTGTTGTTGATGTGAAGGATTACAATGAGGGAGTACATGAGAAGAGCTCGAGCAGCAACGCTAACAGTAGCACTGGAAGTAGCACTAATAGGAGCATCAGTAGTTGCACAAGTAATAGCTTCAGTTGTTGTAATAATGACAACTCTAATGAAGGAGTAATAAtgggaaaatttttttctcgtaaaaaaagaacatcACTTGATGCTTGTACTCCTGGTGCGTTTTCTACATCCGATGAGTATAAGGAAGAGCAGAATACAAAGGAACACCTTCTTTTCAGTCAAAATGAATACGAAATGTTCAGaacacaaaaaaaggaacgtGTATGTTCTAATGTTTTGTGTGTGAAATTTCGGAGAGAACATACTTTTGGTTCCAAAAGGCAAGGAAATAAAAGCAATGAAATGATAAGGATcgataaggaaaaaaaaagaaatgatgaTCAAGATGCCGAGGAAATGTCATTTTCGTACCATGAAAATGAATATGACCAGGTGCAGAACTCGAATAGAGGGAGGAAGAAAATCGTCAATTTAGTAAGTGATTGTAAGGGAAAAAATGGGTGCAAGAATGAAGGAACAGATAAGCAAATTGGTAACCAAATCGACAATCAAACTGACAATCAAACTGACAATCAAACAGACAAAAGGGTAGATAAGCACTCGGATAAGCAGCCGAATGAGGACAAACGCGAGAAGATGACCCTAAGGGATAAggataaaaatggaaataaggAAAAGGTGTCATGCGAGCAAGTATTCTATGATGAAACTGAATCGGATGATATTGAAGGGATCTCCTTGTTTAATAAGAAGGAGCGGAATAGTGAAAACCAACATGACATTTCAAAAATTGTAGATGATTATGAGAAACTTGGTGAAACTAAAAACTTGTTTATTTCGGACATATTTAaatcttttattaaatcaGGGGCACAGAAAAGGTTAAGgaataaaaattctttaCATTCTAGTGATGATGTAGATGAGTATATACAAAAACATTATGAGGaagaaaagatgaaaaataaaaaatttaaaacaagtttattgaatttaaaaaaaaatagaagggAACATCCTAGCAAAAccatgaaaaaaattagtttaCACAAAATGAAGAACTCAAAATTAAAAGGTTTTGTAAAAAAGTATACAAAACAGTACAGAAAAGGTTCCATACATATAActtcaaataataaaaaaattgataaaattaTACGTTCTAAACAAACACCAAAAAGTAggaatacaaaaataataggTTCTATAAGAAATAAAGTGAGAAGCTTGAATGAATCAATTGGTAGTTTGAATAGTCCTAATTTATCTCCATTTAATATGCAAAGAAATAAAACTATTGCACAAGTTTTTGCTGAAGAGGATGAATGGGAAATATACAGACATCaacataaagaaaaaattgttgTTGATGGATGGCAGTCTTTAtctttaaaacaaaatttaaatagtATGCCAGATgaaattgttatatatatacatggtTATAATGTGAAATTACATCATGGTTGTTCTCAGTTAGCACATTTAgtttctttttctaaattacCATCCTATATTCAACCGTTTGTCTTTCATTGGGAAGGGCATACGTGGGGAGCTCTTTCTGCTCTTTCATATCCTATTGCAAAGAAGAGATCAGAAATGGCTGTTTTAGGAAATTCCTTTAAGACATTTATACAAGAACTTATCAATTCAGGTGTTAAGAATGTTCACCTAATAAGTCATTCATGTGGTTCAAGACTCTTTTTCAACGGATTCGCAAGTTGTGTAGAGGataacttattttataatgtCCTAAATAAAGAGAAGCCTAAATTGAGGAAAAGTAATCGTACTAAGAGAAGCTCGGAAAATTCCAATGTATTCAAAGAGGGTGAGAATGAAGGCGATGCAGAGAGTGATGATGATGAGGACGAGGGAGAAGACGATGATGAAGATGATGGGAAGGACACTAAGGACAACAAGGTCAATAGGGATAGTAGGAACCATAATGATGAATGTAACATGATGGAGCTTAAccaaaacagaaaaaaaaaaaaaaaagtcagtGTAAATAAACCCCTCcgacaaaagaaaaaaaaaaagaagaaaagaaaacagATCATAGTAAAAACGGTAATTCTGTTAAATCCAGATTATCCTTTAGATAAGTTTTTGgaaaaagatttttttatattaagaaGTCATTGTAATCATATAGTTATGTATGGTGATACTCGAGACCAAGCATTAACGTACTCAGAAACGTGGAATAGGGAAAAATGCCTCGGGAAAAGAATTTTCAAATTAATGCTaccattatataaaatatataattatgaagaCTGTTTAAATTTAAACATGGAAATAAATAACTTACAGGAAAGATATTATGAAGAAAAGTTTAAAATGTGTGATAACATCTTATTTCCTAACTCTACATTTGtggaagaaaatattaaaaagcaaaaaaaaactaaggACGATTTGTTAGGCAAAgacagaaaaaataaaagggaaaaggAAATAGAGGGGGATGAACATGCAGTGGACGATGGAAAATCGTTGGTTAATCCCACCAAGAGTGGGATCACTGGTGGTATTTGCGGCGGGAACAACAGCAGGAACAACATCGGAAGTAACAGCGAAAGTAACAGTGGAAATAATGCTAAATCCAAATTGAAGCGCTATACATTTGATTATGAAGATGGAGGCTCGTACGTTTCTGAAGACCTCACGAAGAACTACCTTAATGACAATTTTTGGAAAACCGTTGAATTTAGTGATACCAGCTTAAAAACGtttaaatcaaaaaaaaagtttagaTTATCCACAgcttttaagaaaataaagagaaaatggttattcaaaaataagaaaaaatatatatattttaatgaaaaatcaGCAAATAATCCGTATACGCtgaaactaaaaaaaaaaaatattaaaacgtCCCTTCAAGTTCCTCAGAAAACAGACACagtttatatatcttttgaTAAATATGCATGGCTAGACATGGATGTTATAGATACAACATTTGTTGAAACGAACGTGGATTTTTTGAAACATTCTTTTTATCAAGTGAAAAGAGAAATTATGGATGATATAAGAGAAGTTTTGACATCTAATATTCGAGCACATGAACGTGTAAGCAGGTTAGACAGAAGAAGAGGCAACGTCTTTGTGCTCAGAGTAGCTCCAGCTGGAGTTGGGAGCTTGCACAGATga
- the PmUG01_11026200 gene encoding ADP-ribosylation factor-like protein, putative: protein MGNAVNKIALLTNNNVEENRKAPDKKYNILILGLNGSGKTTLLYHNFIPEWTTITSHMEPTVSYHYEEIKSINGRIGFWDLSGNPIMRNIWQLIYRNVKVNAILYVINIMDISDESITENNLLISLLLNDECLQASCIVLVFNTFNDVNNIDESTKNQQLIKYKIKDLIDHYGNRIHHIFVDCKNCKLDKNWMDLMQQISYYF from the exons ATGGGGAACGcagtaaataaaatagcgCTTCTTACAAATAACAATGTCGAGGAAAATAGGAAAGCACCTGACAagaagtataatatattaattttaggCCTTAATGGTTCAGGAAAAACGACACTATTATACCATAATTTTATTCCtg AATGGACTACCATCACTTCTCACATGGAACCAACAGTATCTTATCACTATGAAGAAATTAAGTCAATAAATGGAAGAATTGGTTTTTGGGATCTTTCGGGAAATCCAAta atgaGGAATATTTGGCAATTAATTTATAGAAATGTAAAAGTAAATGCAATTTTGTAcgttattaatataatggATATATCGGATGAAAGTATAACGGAGAATAATTTACTAATAAGCCTTTTGCTAAATGATGAGTGTTTACAAGCGTCTTGTATTGTTTTAGTGTTTAATACTTTTAATGATGTAAACAATATAGATGAAAGTACTAAAAATCAACAGTTAATCaagtataaaattaaagatttAATTGATCATTATGGGAATAGAATTCACCACATTTTTGTAGATTgcaaaaattgtaaattagACAAGAATTGGATGGACTTAATGCAAcaaatttcttattatttttga